Proteins co-encoded in one Papaver somniferum cultivar HN1 chromosome 5, ASM357369v1, whole genome shotgun sequence genomic window:
- the LOC113283439 gene encoding transcription factor bHLH137-like isoform X4, whose product MSMNQISISKSTHEVDSFFHTGWNPLVTLPQTMEFKGSLLDSHHQIGIPSLNVDLLENQRIGNSPHLVLYPSDPNLVGLEPKLPSFGSGSFIEMLAPFCIPESHQLVHADSLPGYPSNKVNTVNPTSTSGKVADHGVIFQEEVPVANDCGRKPLYNGKKRKRVMDNPTGDTHSQLNSTQSMETEQQMVTPIETSEDLKGQNERKQRNKQNPSSEPKDSSQNEEALKEDYVHVRARRGQATNSHSLAERVRREKISERMKLLQDLVPGCDKVTGKALMLDEIINYVQSLQRQVEFLSMKLATVNPDINADIERIMSKDILHSRAGGSAILGFAPGVNSSHSQAMPHLFHQAMLPMQSTDVLPLSAPQMSSVWVNDDELQSVLQMGSTKVEI is encoded by the exons ATGTCAATGAACCAAATTTCCATTTCTAAATCTACACATGAAGTAGACTCATTCTTTCATACTGGTTGGAACCCACTTGTTACACTGCCGCAAACCATGGAATTCAAAGGTTCTTTGCTGGATTCTCATCATCAGATTGGTATTCCTTCACTGAATGTTGATTTACTAGAAAATCAAAGAATCGGCAACTCGCCTCACCTTGTTCTCTATCCATCTGATCCCAATCTTGTTGGACTTGAACCTAAACTTCCAAGCTTTGGAAGTGGGAGCTTCATAGAGATGCTTGCTCCGTTCTGCATTCCTGAATCTCACCAGCTTGTTCATGCTGATTCCCTCCCTGGTTATCCCTCAAACAAGGTAAACACTGTGAATCCTACTTCAACTTCTGGGAAGGTAGCTGATCATGGTGTAATCTTTCAAGAAGAAGTGCCAGTTGCAAATGACTGTGGTAGAAAACCGCTCTACAATGGAAAGAAACGAAAAAGGGTAATGGATAATCCCACTGGGGACACCCATTCTCAACTTAATTCAACTCAG AGTATGGAGACTGAGCAacaaatggttactccaattgaaacAAGTGAGGATCTGAAAGGGCAAAATGAGAGAAAGCAGAGAAATAAGCAAAACCCATCTTCAGAACCTAAAGACAGTTCACAAAATGAGGAAGCTCTAAAAGAAGATTACGTTCATGTAAGGGCAAGACGAGGCCAGGCAACCAATAGCCATAGCCTTGCTGAAAGA GTGAGAAGGGAGAAGATAAGTGAAAGGATGAAGCTGCTTCAAGACCTTGTACCAGGCTGCGATAAG GTTACGGGTAAAGCACTTATGCTTGATGAGATAATTAACTATGTGCAGTCACTGCAAAGGCAAGTTGAG TTTTTGTCAATGAAACTTGCCACTGTTAATCCTGACATCAACGCCGATATAGAACGGATTATGTCCAAAGAT ATTCTTCATTCACGCGCTGGGGGTTCAGCTATTCTTGGTTTTGCTCCTGGAGTGAACTCATCTCACTCTCAAGCTATGCCCCATCTCTTCCATCAAGCTATGCTGCCTATGCAAAGTACTGATGTCCTTCCCCTCTCTGCTCCCCAG ATGTCAAGTGTATGGGTCAATGATGATGAGCTTCAAAGTGTTCTGCAAATGG GTTCAACGAAAGTAGAGATATAA
- the LOC113283439 gene encoding transcription factor bHLH137-like isoform X3 — MCTNLQTEKVVEEMSMNQISISKSTHEVDSFFHTGWNPLVTLPQTMEFKGSLLDSHHQIGIPSLNVDLLENQRIGNSPHLVLYPSDPNLVGLEPKLPSFGSGSFIEMLAPFCIPESHQLVHADSLPGYPSNKVNTVNPTSTSGKVADHGVIFQEEVPVANDCGRKPLYNGKKRKRVMDNPTGDTHSQLNSTQSMETEQQMVTPIETSEDLKGQNERKQRNKQNPSSEPKDSSQNEEALKEDYVHVRARRGQATNSHSLAERVRREKISERMKLLQDLVPGCDKVTGKALMLDEIINYVQSLQRQVEFLSMKLATVNPDINADIERIMSKDILHSRAGGSAILGFAPGVNSSHSQAMPHLFHQAMLPMQSTDVLPLSAPQMSSVWVNDDELQSVLQMGSTKVEI, encoded by the exons ATGTGTACAAATTTGCAGACTGAGAAGGTTGTGGAAGAGATGTCAATGAACCAAATTTCCATTTCTAAATCTACACATGAAGTAGACTCATTCTTTCATACTGGTTGGAACCCACTTGTTACACTGCCGCAAACCATGGAATTCAAAGGTTCTTTGCTGGATTCTCATCATCAGATTGGTATTCCTTCACTGAATGTTGATTTACTAGAAAATCAAAGAATCGGCAACTCGCCTCACCTTGTTCTCTATCCATCTGATCCCAATCTTGTTGGACTTGAACCTAAACTTCCAAGCTTTGGAAGTGGGAGCTTCATAGAGATGCTTGCTCCGTTCTGCATTCCTGAATCTCACCAGCTTGTTCATGCTGATTCCCTCCCTGGTTATCCCTCAAACAAGGTAAACACTGTGAATCCTACTTCAACTTCTGGGAAGGTAGCTGATCATGGTGTAATCTTTCAAGAAGAAGTGCCAGTTGCAAATGACTGTGGTAGAAAACCGCTCTACAATGGAAAGAAACGAAAAAGGGTAATGGATAATCCCACTGGGGACACCCATTCTCAACTTAATTCAACTCAG AGTATGGAGACTGAGCAacaaatggttactccaattgaaacAAGTGAGGATCTGAAAGGGCAAAATGAGAGAAAGCAGAGAAATAAGCAAAACCCATCTTCAGAACCTAAAGACAGTTCACAAAATGAGGAAGCTCTAAAAGAAGATTACGTTCATGTAAGGGCAAGACGAGGCCAGGCAACCAATAGCCATAGCCTTGCTGAAAGA GTGAGAAGGGAGAAGATAAGTGAAAGGATGAAGCTGCTTCAAGACCTTGTACCAGGCTGCGATAAG GTTACGGGTAAAGCACTTATGCTTGATGAGATAATTAACTATGTGCAGTCACTGCAAAGGCAAGTTGAG TTTTTGTCAATGAAACTTGCCACTGTTAATCCTGACATCAACGCCGATATAGAACGGATTATGTCCAAAGAT ATTCTTCATTCACGCGCTGGGGGTTCAGCTATTCTTGGTTTTGCTCCTGGAGTGAACTCATCTCACTCTCAAGCTATGCCCCATCTCTTCCATCAAGCTATGCTGCCTATGCAAAGTACTGATGTCCTTCCCCTCTCTGCTCCCCAG ATGTCAAGTGTATGGGTCAATGATGATGAGCTTCAAAGTGTTCTGCAAATGG GTTCAACGAAAGTAGAGATATAA
- the LOC113283439 gene encoding transcription factor bHLH137-like isoform X2 translates to MYTNLISPSSGMCTNLQTEKVVEEMSMNQISISKSTHEVDSFFHTGWNPLVTLPQTMEFKGSLLDSHHQIGIPSLNVDLLENQRIGNSPHLVLYPSDPNLVGLEPKLPSFGSGSFIEMLAPFCIPESHQLVHADSLPGYPSNKVNTVNPTSTSGKVADHGVIFQEEVPVANDCGRKPLYNGKKRKRVMDNPTGDTHSQLNSTQSMETEQQMVTPIETSEDLKGQNERKQRNKQNPSSEPKDSSQNEEALKEDYVHVRARRGQATNSHSLAERVRREKISERMKLLQDLVPGCDKVTGKALMLDEIINYVQSLQRQVEFLSMKLATVNPDINADIERIMSKDILHSRAGGSAILGFAPGVNSSHSQAMPHLFHQAMLPMQSTDVLPLSAPQMSSVWVNDDELQSVLQMGSTKVEI, encoded by the exons ATGTATACAAATTTGATCTCTCCATCTTCAGGGATGTGTACAAATTTGCAGACTGAGAAGGTTGTGGAAGAGATGTCAATGAACCAAATTTCCATTTCTAAATCTACACATGAAGTAGACTCATTCTTTCATACTGGTTGGAACCCACTTGTTACACTGCCGCAAACCATGGAATTCAAAGGTTCTTTGCTGGATTCTCATCATCAGATTGGTATTCCTTCACTGAATGTTGATTTACTAGAAAATCAAAGAATCGGCAACTCGCCTCACCTTGTTCTCTATCCATCTGATCCCAATCTTGTTGGACTTGAACCTAAACTTCCAAGCTTTGGAAGTGGGAGCTTCATAGAGATGCTTGCTCCGTTCTGCATTCCTGAATCTCACCAGCTTGTTCATGCTGATTCCCTCCCTGGTTATCCCTCAAACAAGGTAAACACTGTGAATCCTACTTCAACTTCTGGGAAGGTAGCTGATCATGGTGTAATCTTTCAAGAAGAAGTGCCAGTTGCAAATGACTGTGGTAGAAAACCGCTCTACAATGGAAAGAAACGAAAAAGGGTAATGGATAATCCCACTGGGGACACCCATTCTCAACTTAATTCAACTCAG AGTATGGAGACTGAGCAacaaatggttactccaattgaaacAAGTGAGGATCTGAAAGGGCAAAATGAGAGAAAGCAGAGAAATAAGCAAAACCCATCTTCAGAACCTAAAGACAGTTCACAAAATGAGGAAGCTCTAAAAGAAGATTACGTTCATGTAAGGGCAAGACGAGGCCAGGCAACCAATAGCCATAGCCTTGCTGAAAGA GTGAGAAGGGAGAAGATAAGTGAAAGGATGAAGCTGCTTCAAGACCTTGTACCAGGCTGCGATAAG GTTACGGGTAAAGCACTTATGCTTGATGAGATAATTAACTATGTGCAGTCACTGCAAAGGCAAGTTGAG TTTTTGTCAATGAAACTTGCCACTGTTAATCCTGACATCAACGCCGATATAGAACGGATTATGTCCAAAGAT ATTCTTCATTCACGCGCTGGGGGTTCAGCTATTCTTGGTTTTGCTCCTGGAGTGAACTCATCTCACTCTCAAGCTATGCCCCATCTCTTCCATCAAGCTATGCTGCCTATGCAAAGTACTGATGTCCTTCCCCTCTCTGCTCCCCAG ATGTCAAGTGTATGGGTCAATGATGATGAGCTTCAAAGTGTTCTGCAAATGG GTTCAACGAAAGTAGAGATATAA
- the LOC113283439 gene encoding transcription factor bHLH137-like isoform X1, producing MGMNGNGDLEFQQRLGMYTNLISPSSGMCTNLQTEKVVEEMSMNQISISKSTHEVDSFFHTGWNPLVTLPQTMEFKGSLLDSHHQIGIPSLNVDLLENQRIGNSPHLVLYPSDPNLVGLEPKLPSFGSGSFIEMLAPFCIPESHQLVHADSLPGYPSNKVNTVNPTSTSGKVADHGVIFQEEVPVANDCGRKPLYNGKKRKRVMDNPTGDTHSQLNSTQSMETEQQMVTPIETSEDLKGQNERKQRNKQNPSSEPKDSSQNEEALKEDYVHVRARRGQATNSHSLAERVRREKISERMKLLQDLVPGCDKVTGKALMLDEIINYVQSLQRQVEFLSMKLATVNPDINADIERIMSKDILHSRAGGSAILGFAPGVNSSHSQAMPHLFHQAMLPMQSTDVLPLSAPQMSSVWVNDDELQSVLQMGSTKVEI from the exons ATGGGCATGAATGGTAATGGTGATTTGGAATTTCAACAGAGACTAGGGATGTATACAAATTTGATCTCTCCATCTTCAGGGATGTGTACAAATTTGCAGACTGAGAAGGTTGTGGAAGAGATGTCAATGAACCAAATTTCCATTTCTAAATCTACACATGAAGTAGACTCATTCTTTCATACTGGTTGGAACCCACTTGTTACACTGCCGCAAACCATGGAATTCAAAGGTTCTTTGCTGGATTCTCATCATCAGATTGGTATTCCTTCACTGAATGTTGATTTACTAGAAAATCAAAGAATCGGCAACTCGCCTCACCTTGTTCTCTATCCATCTGATCCCAATCTTGTTGGACTTGAACCTAAACTTCCAAGCTTTGGAAGTGGGAGCTTCATAGAGATGCTTGCTCCGTTCTGCATTCCTGAATCTCACCAGCTTGTTCATGCTGATTCCCTCCCTGGTTATCCCTCAAACAAGGTAAACACTGTGAATCCTACTTCAACTTCTGGGAAGGTAGCTGATCATGGTGTAATCTTTCAAGAAGAAGTGCCAGTTGCAAATGACTGTGGTAGAAAACCGCTCTACAATGGAAAGAAACGAAAAAGGGTAATGGATAATCCCACTGGGGACACCCATTCTCAACTTAATTCAACTCAG AGTATGGAGACTGAGCAacaaatggttactccaattgaaacAAGTGAGGATCTGAAAGGGCAAAATGAGAGAAAGCAGAGAAATAAGCAAAACCCATCTTCAGAACCTAAAGACAGTTCACAAAATGAGGAAGCTCTAAAAGAAGATTACGTTCATGTAAGGGCAAGACGAGGCCAGGCAACCAATAGCCATAGCCTTGCTGAAAGA GTGAGAAGGGAGAAGATAAGTGAAAGGATGAAGCTGCTTCAAGACCTTGTACCAGGCTGCGATAAG GTTACGGGTAAAGCACTTATGCTTGATGAGATAATTAACTATGTGCAGTCACTGCAAAGGCAAGTTGAG TTTTTGTCAATGAAACTTGCCACTGTTAATCCTGACATCAACGCCGATATAGAACGGATTATGTCCAAAGAT ATTCTTCATTCACGCGCTGGGGGTTCAGCTATTCTTGGTTTTGCTCCTGGAGTGAACTCATCTCACTCTCAAGCTATGCCCCATCTCTTCCATCAAGCTATGCTGCCTATGCAAAGTACTGATGTCCTTCCCCTCTCTGCTCCCCAG ATGTCAAGTGTATGGGTCAATGATGATGAGCTTCAAAGTGTTCTGCAAATGG GTTCAACGAAAGTAGAGATATAA
- the LOC113283440 gene encoding putative F-box protein At1g23770: MKLRIRSLESKETLKIELPSTSSFQNLKETIAEKISVSSETLQLSLNRKDRIDAAPHDSLQAIGIASGDLIFYTTNRIGFILGNTQILISSQIQQVNSPNQTREQGESSNNNSDLNVYIKAETRTLAPIEETPIPINFSEVKETLTLAEEQPMDISDDENPNGVVEKVSSVPCFLKKVLTEEAGISELGDYKLLIIAVHAVFMESGFVAFDPFRKTRINNFQLPEGWASKSTLSVQYTVPLLLGSGCDDAVETVVLMFQTLGKFVTVHGSLSRNGKDLYRCCLDKSLYVPSINFAWLNCESNNAMNIEAESSSNSSKTLHEGTSEDSDKTLEQLHEGKIFELWKIAKDKLALPLLIDLCEKTGLSLPPCFTLLPTELKLKVLESLPGVDIGKVACVSSELKYLSSNNELWKQKVVEEFDQSDIDRNKKVHWKQTFVVCWGNKKARILGRRRFPRPNPLSGGIIPSPLFFHHPRRQPRHFPRVIGGDHDIYPGGVVPFGSQPINRFSQRRGVIPDCNLDGFRH; this comes from the coding sequence ATGAAGTTAAGAATTAGATCACTCGAATCGAAAGAGACCCTGAAAATCGAATTACCATCAACttcttcttttcaaaatctcaaagAAACAATCGCAGAAAAAATCTCAGTTTCTTCTGAAACCCTACAACTCTCTCTTAACCGAAAAGACAGGATTGATGCTGCTCCTCATGATTCACTTCAAGCAATAGGAATCGCTTCTGGGGATCTTATTTTCTACACTACAAACCGTATTGGGTTTATTTTAGGTAATACCCAAATCCTTATTTCCTCTCAAATTCAGCAAGTAAATAGTCCAAATCAAACTAGGGAACAAGGGGAAAGTTCTAATAATAATTCTGATTTGAATGTTTATATAAAGGCTGAAACCCGAACCCTAGCTCCAATAGAAGAAACCCCAATCCCAATTAATTTTAGTGAAgttaaggaaaccctaactctAGCTGAAGAACAACCTATGGATATCTCCGATGATGAAAACCCTAATGGTGTAGTGGAGAAGGTTTCTTCAGTTCCGTGTTTTCTTAAGAAGGTTCTTACAGAGGAGGCGGGTATATCTGAATTAGGGGACTATAAGCTTTTGATTATTGCTGTGCATGCCGTCTTCATGGAATCTGGTTTTGTTGCTTTTGATCCTTTTAGGAAAACGAGGATTAATAATTTTCAGCTTCCTGAAGGATGGGCGTCGAAATCTACCCTGTCTGTACAATATACAGTGCCCCTTCTTCTAGGGTCTGGTTGTGATGATGCAGTAGAAACTGTGGTTTTAATGTTTCAAACTTTAGGGAAATTTGTAACCGTTCATGGGTCTTTGAGTAGGAATGGTAAAGATTTGTACAGGTGTTGTTTGGATAAATCCCTTTATGTTCCCTCTATAAATTTCGCGTGGTTGAACTGTGAGTCCAACAATGCCATGAATATCGAGGCTGAGTCTTCTTCGAATTCTTCTAAGACATTGCACGAAGGGACATCTGAGGATTCTGATAAAACATTGGAACAGTTACATGAAGGCAAAATTTTTGAATTGTGGAAGATAGCCAAGGATAAACTTGCACTGCCACTTCTAATTGATCTTTGTGAGAAGACTGGGTTGTCTTTACCGCCATGCTTTACTTTACTGCCTACAGAACTTAAGCTGAAGGTACTCGAATCTCTTCCTGGTGTTGACATTGGAAAAGTTGCCTGCGTTTCTTCAgaattgaagtatctttcttcGAATAATGAGCTGTGGAAGCAGAAGGTTGTGGAAGAATTCGATCAGTCAGATATAGACAGGAATAAAAAGGTCCATTGGAAGCAAACGTTTGTTGTGTGCTGGGGAAATAAGAAGGCAAGGATATTGGGGAGGCGGAGGTTCCCTAGGCCCAACCCTTTAAGTGGAGGGATAATACCTTCTCCACTATTTTTCCACCACCCCAGAAGGCAACCACGTCACTTTCCTAGAGTTATAGGTGGAGATCATGATATCTATCCTGGAGGAGTTGTACCATTTGGAAGTCAACCGATCAATCGCTTTTCACAACGGAGAGGTGTCATACCTGATTGCAATCTTGATGGATTCAGACACTAG